One genomic window of Medicago truncatula cultivar Jemalong A17 chromosome 1, MtrunA17r5.0-ANR, whole genome shotgun sequence includes the following:
- the LOC11424175 gene encoding U-box domain-containing protein 32 isoform X2 gives MGSIQEAVSITEERVKGVEENDTVYVAVGLNAEKNKKLLHWTTHKFSGNSICLLHIHQPDLVNSFSKAETNVFEYEPKDHATKAFQEHGSQTVHELLDKYILTLVPAGASKLLIEKDDIEKGIIEAIAQHNIRCLVMGAAADRHKMGVDSENTPGIVTAPVVLMLDSNTEAKQSEKIKSELIPDVLKYLDSSDMEETENGNSRCSLNAEWSFNSVIARTKLTDLLVHEDDEELQNWRAKEISCRKEVEVQLAREKQDVQEMKNQRDKIICELQMVQDQSSTLRNQMLESKCMVTELEEKIISAVDLLISFKEKRDKLRIEHANAVRKVEVLRKFGEVDTTSSYVVEFPAFSFMEINEATQDFDQSWKIGEGRYGSVYKGLLRNMPVAIKMLPSYGCQNQLEFQHQVEVLSRVRHPNLLTLIGSCAESKSLVYEYLNNGSLESHLACKDRTPLPWQIRISIATDICSALIFLQSSKPCIIHGNLKPSKVLLDANFVAKLGDLGIPSLVQHSMDSADTGTVVCNNSHKHLAYVDPECLVTGKFTPESDVYSFGIILLQLLTGRPLSGLVRDMKCALEMENLKTVLDFSAGEWPLHQTTQLAYLALRCCEKTWLNRPDLVSEIWSVLKPFRTICIDRRQELTSKKLQRAPSHFVCPIVQEVMEDPYIAADGFTYEEEAIRGWLDSGHNTSPMTNLKLEHTDLVPNYALHNAILEWQQL, from the exons ATGGGTAGCATACAAGAAGCAGTATCGATTACAGAAGAACGAGTGAAGGGTGTTGAAGAAAACGACACCGTTTATGTTGCGGTGGGATTGAACGCTGAGAAGAACAAAAAACTATTGCATTGGACAACTCACAAATTTTCTGGTAACAGTATTTGCCTTCTTCACATTCATCAACCTGACCTTGTCAATTCCTTCA GTAAAGCAGAAACAAATGTCTTTGAATATGAACCTAAAGACCATGCAACCAAGGCATTCCAAGAGCATGGTAGTCAAACAGTGCACGAACTCCTAGACAAGTACATCCTCACTCTGGTCCCAGCAGgg GCCTCTAAATTGTTGATTGAGAAGGATGATATTGAGAAAGGGATCATAGAAGCTATTGCTCAACACAATATTAGATGTCTTGTAATGGGAGCAGCTGCAGACAGACATAAGATGGG GGTGGACAGTGAAAACACGCCTGGAATAGTGACTGCCCCTGTAGTGTTGATGCTCGACTCAAATACGGAAGccaaacaatctgaaaagattAAATCAGAATTGATTCCTGATGTATTGAAATATTTAG ATTCTAGTGACATGGAAGAGACTGAAAACGGCAATTCCCGCTGTTCTTTAAATGCAGAATGGTCCTTTAACAGTGTTATTGCAAGAACAAAGTTGACAGATTTGCTTGTTCATGAG GATGATGAAGAATTACAGAACTGGCGTGCTAAGGAGATAAGTTGTAGAAAAGAAGTTGAAGTACAATTGGCAAGGGAAAAACAAGACGTACAAGAAATGAAGAACCAGCGAGATAAAATAATATGTGAATTGCAAATGGTCCAAGACCAAAGTTCAACTCTTAGAAACCAAATGCTCGAGTCCAAGTGTATGGTAACTGAGTTGGAAGAGAAGATTATATCAGCAGTGGACCTTTTGATAAGTTTCAAGGAAAAACGAGATAAGCTAAGGATAGAACATGCAAATGCAGTTAGGAAAGTTGAAGTGCTGAGAAAATTTGGAGAAGTGGATACTACATCCTCTTATGTGGTAGAATTCCCTGCATTTTCCTTTATGGAGATCAATGAGGCAACTCAGGATTTTGACCAATCTTGGAAAATTGGAGAGGGAAGGTATGGAAGTGTTTACAAGGGACTGCTTCGCAACATGCCAGTTGCCATAAAAATGCTACCCTCTTATGGTTGCCAAAACCAATTAGAGTTTCAGCATCAG GTAGAGGTTTTAAGTAGAGTACGACATCCAAACCTGTTAACACTAATTGGAAGCTGCGCAGAGTCTAAGTCACTTGTGTATGAATATCTAAACAATGGTAGCCTTGAAAGCCATCTTGCCTGCAAAGACAGGACTCCACTTCCATGGCAAATTCGAATATCCATTGCTACCGACATATGCTCAGCTCTAATTTTCCTTCAATCCAGCAAGCCTTGTATTATCCATGGGAATTTGAAGCCTAGTAAGGTTCTCCTTGATGCTAACTTTGTTGCCAAACTTGGTGACCTGGGGATTCCTTCTTTAGTCCAGCACAGTATGGATTCAGCTGACACAGGCACAGTAGTATGTAATAACTCACATAAACATTTGGCGTATGTGGATCCAGAGTGTCTTGTCACTGGTAAATTTACACCAGAGTCAGACGTGTATTCGTTCGGAATCATACTGTTGCAACTTCTAACTGGAAGACCACTTTCGGGGCTAGTTAGAGATATGAAATGTGCATTGGAAATGGAAAATCTTAAAACTGTGTTGGACTTTTCAGCTGGTGAGTGGCCACTTCATCAAACCACACAACTGGCATACTTAGCATTGAGGTGTTGTGAGAAGACTTGGCTGAACCGGCCAGATCTTGTGTCAGAAATCTGGAGTGTTCTTAAACCATTCAGAACTATTTGCATTGACAGGAGACAAGAGTTGACTTCTAAGAAGCTTCAACGAGCTCCTTCTCATTTTGTGTGCCCCATTGTCCAG GAAGTTATGGAAGACCCATACATAGCTGCAGATGGCTTTACATATGAAGAAGAGGCAATAAGGGGATGGTTGGACAGTGGTCACAACACTTCCCCTATGACAAACCTCAAACTTGAACACACAGATTTGGTACCTAATTATGCATTACATAATGCCATTCTGGAGTGGCAGCAACTgtga
- the LOC11424175 gene encoding U-box domain-containing protein 32 isoform X1 yields the protein MGSIQEAVSITEERVKGVEENDTVYVAVGLNAEKNKKLLHWTTHKFSGNSICLLHIHQPDLVNSFSKAETNVFEYEPKDHATKAFQEHGSQTVHELLDKYILTLVPAGVQASKLLIEKDDIEKGIIEAIAQHNIRCLVMGAAADRHKMGVDSENTPGIVTAPVVLMLDSNTEAKQSEKIKSELIPDVLKYLDSSDMEETENGNSRCSLNAEWSFNSVIARTKLTDLLVHEDDEELQNWRAKEISCRKEVEVQLAREKQDVQEMKNQRDKIICELQMVQDQSSTLRNQMLESKCMVTELEEKIISAVDLLISFKEKRDKLRIEHANAVRKVEVLRKFGEVDTTSSYVVEFPAFSFMEINEATQDFDQSWKIGEGRYGSVYKGLLRNMPVAIKMLPSYGCQNQLEFQHQVEVLSRVRHPNLLTLIGSCAESKSLVYEYLNNGSLESHLACKDRTPLPWQIRISIATDICSALIFLQSSKPCIIHGNLKPSKVLLDANFVAKLGDLGIPSLVQHSMDSADTGTVVCNNSHKHLAYVDPECLVTGKFTPESDVYSFGIILLQLLTGRPLSGLVRDMKCALEMENLKTVLDFSAGEWPLHQTTQLAYLALRCCEKTWLNRPDLVSEIWSVLKPFRTICIDRRQELTSKKLQRAPSHFVCPIVQEVMEDPYIAADGFTYEEEAIRGWLDSGHNTSPMTNLKLEHTDLVPNYALHNAILEWQQL from the exons ATGGGTAGCATACAAGAAGCAGTATCGATTACAGAAGAACGAGTGAAGGGTGTTGAAGAAAACGACACCGTTTATGTTGCGGTGGGATTGAACGCTGAGAAGAACAAAAAACTATTGCATTGGACAACTCACAAATTTTCTGGTAACAGTATTTGCCTTCTTCACATTCATCAACCTGACCTTGTCAATTCCTTCA GTAAAGCAGAAACAAATGTCTTTGAATATGAACCTAAAGACCATGCAACCAAGGCATTCCAAGAGCATGGTAGTCAAACAGTGCACGAACTCCTAGACAAGTACATCCTCACTCTGGTCCCAGCAGgg GTACAGGCCTCTAAATTGTTGATTGAGAAGGATGATATTGAGAAAGGGATCATAGAAGCTATTGCTCAACACAATATTAGATGTCTTGTAATGGGAGCAGCTGCAGACAGACATAAGATGGG GGTGGACAGTGAAAACACGCCTGGAATAGTGACTGCCCCTGTAGTGTTGATGCTCGACTCAAATACGGAAGccaaacaatctgaaaagattAAATCAGAATTGATTCCTGATGTATTGAAATATTTAG ATTCTAGTGACATGGAAGAGACTGAAAACGGCAATTCCCGCTGTTCTTTAAATGCAGAATGGTCCTTTAACAGTGTTATTGCAAGAACAAAGTTGACAGATTTGCTTGTTCATGAG GATGATGAAGAATTACAGAACTGGCGTGCTAAGGAGATAAGTTGTAGAAAAGAAGTTGAAGTACAATTGGCAAGGGAAAAACAAGACGTACAAGAAATGAAGAACCAGCGAGATAAAATAATATGTGAATTGCAAATGGTCCAAGACCAAAGTTCAACTCTTAGAAACCAAATGCTCGAGTCCAAGTGTATGGTAACTGAGTTGGAAGAGAAGATTATATCAGCAGTGGACCTTTTGATAAGTTTCAAGGAAAAACGAGATAAGCTAAGGATAGAACATGCAAATGCAGTTAGGAAAGTTGAAGTGCTGAGAAAATTTGGAGAAGTGGATACTACATCCTCTTATGTGGTAGAATTCCCTGCATTTTCCTTTATGGAGATCAATGAGGCAACTCAGGATTTTGACCAATCTTGGAAAATTGGAGAGGGAAGGTATGGAAGTGTTTACAAGGGACTGCTTCGCAACATGCCAGTTGCCATAAAAATGCTACCCTCTTATGGTTGCCAAAACCAATTAGAGTTTCAGCATCAG GTAGAGGTTTTAAGTAGAGTACGACATCCAAACCTGTTAACACTAATTGGAAGCTGCGCAGAGTCTAAGTCACTTGTGTATGAATATCTAAACAATGGTAGCCTTGAAAGCCATCTTGCCTGCAAAGACAGGACTCCACTTCCATGGCAAATTCGAATATCCATTGCTACCGACATATGCTCAGCTCTAATTTTCCTTCAATCCAGCAAGCCTTGTATTATCCATGGGAATTTGAAGCCTAGTAAGGTTCTCCTTGATGCTAACTTTGTTGCCAAACTTGGTGACCTGGGGATTCCTTCTTTAGTCCAGCACAGTATGGATTCAGCTGACACAGGCACAGTAGTATGTAATAACTCACATAAACATTTGGCGTATGTGGATCCAGAGTGTCTTGTCACTGGTAAATTTACACCAGAGTCAGACGTGTATTCGTTCGGAATCATACTGTTGCAACTTCTAACTGGAAGACCACTTTCGGGGCTAGTTAGAGATATGAAATGTGCATTGGAAATGGAAAATCTTAAAACTGTGTTGGACTTTTCAGCTGGTGAGTGGCCACTTCATCAAACCACACAACTGGCATACTTAGCATTGAGGTGTTGTGAGAAGACTTGGCTGAACCGGCCAGATCTTGTGTCAGAAATCTGGAGTGTTCTTAAACCATTCAGAACTATTTGCATTGACAGGAGACAAGAGTTGACTTCTAAGAAGCTTCAACGAGCTCCTTCTCATTTTGTGTGCCCCATTGTCCAG GAAGTTATGGAAGACCCATACATAGCTGCAGATGGCTTTACATATGAAGAAGAGGCAATAAGGGGATGGTTGGACAGTGGTCACAACACTTCCCCTATGACAAACCTCAAACTTGAACACACAGATTTGGTACCTAATTATGCATTACATAATGCCATTCTGGAGTGGCAGCAACTgtga
- the LOC120579339 gene encoding uncharacterized protein — protein sequence MAALNKIEELKYILSFDSCFTVDRIGRGGGLAFLWKNSANCTITNFSQNHIDVEVDDLLIGKWRLTGFYGMPENGRRKESWAFLKNLARTSSLPWCVIGDFNDILSSEEKKGRSERAPWLIRGFRQAVLDAGLFDLHMTGYAFTWFKSLGTARAVEEKLDRALVNSDWCNMFPNAGVECLSTTSSDHYPLWLTCKPVTAVNRNPHRFKFENAWLAEPDFKQQVQQRWKLYPEEGITQKLSYCAEDLTDWSRNNNNFRRDISKVQKKIEKLRTHVTAANVSYFNSLKNKLDKLLVQDDLFWKQRAKTFWYKEGDLNTKFFHAAATSRRKVNRIEHLENSNGTVCRKEDELQNIARNYFSHLFTKLSSTRADVISKVATSISDDDNCFLTAAFTLEEFKTAAFSMQADKCPGPDGFNPGFYQNFWNMCGSEIHKAGCEWLENGVFPPHLNSTNIALIPKGDAQTTMKDWRPIALCNVVYKMVAKVLANRLKNVLDKCISTSQSAFVPGRSILDNALVAIELIHYMKAKTKGSQGDVALKLDISKAYDRLDWEYLRDIMIQMRFSEKWIRWIMLCVETVDYTVLVNGVQVGPLIPGRGIRQGDPLSPYLFILCAEGLSALIRDAERRGVITGTRICTSAPAISHLLFADDCFLFFRASEQEASVMKNILTTYEAASGQAINLQKSEMYCSRNTPTECQNRIATTLGVKQVLGTGKYLGLPSMIGRSKKATFKFVKDRIWNRINSWSSRCLSQAGREILIKSVLQSIPSYVMSIFLLPSTFIGEIEKMLNAFWWGHNSANSRGMHWLSWERLSVPKTFGGMGFKSLRAFNLAMIGKQAWKLISNPDSLITKLLKAKYFPHSDYFSASIGHNPSYVWRSLWSVRDYLKHGLKWSIGTGETISVWNQPWLKDPLCLQPVTEVQIMWDALTVGHLFKPNTKEWNENFIRYVFNAETSNQILQTPLLQSVQVDKATWRFEKNGLYSVRSAYREIINRNDVLLQHRVPGKWNIIWNLKLPPKIKNFLWRVCRNCLPTRMRLISKGVQCPPTCAICNNHEEDGKHLFFACSKSVGCWQRLGFWPSIQQIWSHNAFCADIIFSLLQQLDIAHQQIFAVTLWSLWRHRNNKVWNNIVETTEEIGDRAVAFLNSWKAAQETRIRSSPANPHFDISKWSKPSVGRFKCNVDAAFSASLHRVGFGACIRDANGNHVISRTECFTPLLDVEMGEAIGLLHAMRWAKDLNLVNMDFETDSKVVVENIYKGDGVSDFMAIIHDCRHLLMTDLANSDVKFIRRQANSAAHNLAREALNHAKRSSLWYRILVARYDEEDGRLEVGGRSGYAWWREIANIWDRVEVSGGGWFQEGMSYMVGDGVYTLFWRDVWVGDVLFCVRFRRLFDITLDKSCSIAHMFSSGWGVGGEGWRWRRRLWVWEEEMMGECIILLRHVSLQSNEKDTWRWALDHSAGYTVRSAYHLLTSQDSPQVDGADALVWHNHVPLKVSIFAWRLLKNRLPLRQNLVHRGILPATVAGYLLGCDALKSSQHLFISCDYYGCLWSRVRSWLGVSGPDPLLVSEHFFQFTHSAGGVRARRSLLQLVWLLYAWIIWNDRNQRLFTNISSSIDQLLDKVKRHSLCWLKASNIVFVFGYDLWWSRLWIVWVWPKFLLNFVYL from the exons ATGGCAgctttaaataaaattgaagaattgaagTATATTCTGTCTTTTGATTCTTGCTTTACGGTTGATAGAATTGGTAGGGGAGGAGGTTTGGCTTTTCTTTGGAAAAATTCTGCTAACTGTACTATTACaaatttctctcaaaatcaCATTGATGTTGAAGTGGACGATTTGTTGATCGGGAAATGGCGATTGACTGGTTTTTACGGGATGCCggaaaatggaagaagaaaagaatcTTGGGCTTTCTTAAAGAATTTAGCAAGAACTTCTTCTTTACCATGGTGTGTTATTGGAGATTTCAACGACATTCTGTCATCTGAAGAGAAGAAAGGTAGGTCAGAGAGAGCGCCTTGGCTGATCCGTGGTTTCAGGCAAGCAGTATTGGACGCGGGTCTGTTTGACTTACACATGACTGGTTACGCCTTCACTTGGTTCAAAAGCCTCGGCACCGCCAGAGCTGTTGAAGAGAAGTTAGACAGAGCACTTGTAAATTCTGATTGGTGTAACATGTTCCCAAACGCAGGTGTTGAATGCCTTTCGACGACATCTTCTGATCATTACCCATTGTGGCTCACGTGCAAACCGGTTACTGCTGTCAACAGAAATCCACATCGCTTTAAGTTTGAAAATGCGTGGCTTGCTGAACCTGATTTTAAACAACAAGTGCAGCAACGTTGGAAGCTCTATCCTGAAGAAGGTATCACGCAAAAATTGAGTTATTGCGCTGAAGACCTGACTGATTGGAGTCGTAATAACAACAATTTTCGCCGTGACATCAGTAAAgttcaaaagaaaatagaaaagctTCGAACTCATGTGACAGCGGCAAATGTCAGCTATTTTAATTCTCTCAAAAATAAGTTGGACAAGCTACTTGTACAGGATGATCTTTTTTGGAAGCAAAGGGCAAAAACATTTTGGTATAAAGAAGGGGATTTAAATACCAAGTTCTTCCATGCAGCAGCTACCTCACGCAGAAAAGTGAACCGCATTGAACACCTCGAAAATTCAAATGGCACCGTTTGTCGAAAAGAGGATGAACTACAAAATATTGCCCGTAATTATTTCTCGCATTTGTTCACTAAACTCTCAAGCACTCGTGCAGATGTAATTTCCAAAGTAGCTACTTCCATCTCTGATGATGATAATTGTTTCTTAACTGCGGCATTTACACTGGAAGAATTCAAAACTGCGGCGTTCTCTATGCAAGCGGACAAATGCCCAGGACCAGATGGGTTTAATCCCGGCTTCTATCAAAATTTTTGGAACATGTGTGGCAGCGAAATTCACAAAGCAGGATGTGAATGGCTTGAAAATGGTGTGTTCCCTCCACATTTGAACTCTACAAACATTGCTTTAATCCCAAAGGGTGATGCTCAGACAACCATGAAAGATTGGCGACCCATTGCTTTATGTAATGTAGTCTACAAGATGGTGGCTAAAGTCCTTGCTAACAGACTCAAAAATGTCCTTGACAAATGCATATCTACATCTCAGTCTGCTTTTGTTCCAGGAAGATCAATCCTTGATAACGCACTTGTGGCTATTGAattaattcattacatgaagGCAAAAACTAAAGGGTCCCAAGGTGATGTTGCTCTCAAGTTAGACATCAGCAAAGCTTATGACAGATTAGATTGGGAGTATCTCCGTGATATAATGATTCAGATGAGATTTTCAGAGAAGTGGATTCGATGGATTATGCTTTGTGTTGAGACCGTCGATTACACAGTTTTGGTCAATGGTGTACAAGTTGGACCTCTCATTCCGGGTCGTGGTATTCGGCAAGGTGACCCGCTATCACCTTATCTTTTCATTCTCTGTGCTGAAGGATTATCTGCTCTCATTAGGGATGCTGAGAGACGAGGTGTCATTACGGGTACTCGTATTTGCACAAGTGCTCCAGCTATTTCACACCTTCTTTTTGCAGATGATTGTTTCCTCTTTTTCAGAGCTTCTGAACAGGAAGCATCGGTAATGAAGAATATTCTAACTACTTATGAAGCTGCTTCCGGTCAAGCGATCAATTTGCAAAAATCAGAAATGTATTGCAGTAGGAACACTCCCACAGAGTGCCAGAATCGTATCGCAACAACTCTCGGGGTGAAGCAAGTTTTGGGAACAGGAAAGTATCTCGGTCTTCCATCAATGATAGGAAGGAGCAAAAAAGCAACCTTCAAATTTGTTAAAGATCGGATCTGGAATAGAATTAACTCTTGGAGCAGCAGGTGTTTATCGCAAGCAGGGAGGGAGATTCTTATCAAATCTGTACTGCAATCTATACCCTCATACGTCATGAGCATTTTCCTTCTACCGAGCACTTTCATTGGTGAAATTGAGAAGATGCTTAACGCCTTCTGGTGGGGTCACAACTCTGCAAATTCACGAGGCATGCATTGGTTATCTTGGGAACGCCTCTCTGTTCCTAAAACTTTTGGAGGTATGGGTTTCAAAAGTCTCCGAGCTTTTAATTTGGCCATGATCGGAAAGCAGGCCTGGAAGTTGATAAGCAACCCGGATTCTTTGATCACTAAATTActcaaagctaaatattttcCGCATAGTGACTATTTTAGTGCTTCTATAGGACACAACCCAAGTTATGTCTGGAGAAGCTTGTGGTCTGTTAGAGATTATCTTAAGCATGGTTTAAAGTGGAGTATTGGAACGGGAGAAACCATCTCAGTGTGGAATCAACCGTGGTTAAAAGATCCGCTTTGTCTTCAGCCTGTTACAGAAGTGCAGATCATGTGGGATGCTCTTACTGTTGGTCATCTTTTCAAGCCAAACACAAAGGAGTGGAATGAGAATTTTATCCGGTATGTGTTTAATGCTGAAACATCGAATCAGATTCTACAAACTCCCCTTTTACAATCAGTTCAAGTAGATAAAGCAACTTGGAGATTTGAAAAGAATGGCTTGTACTCGGTACGCAGCGCATATCGAGAGATTATCAATAGAAACGATGTTCTGCTCCAGCATAGGGTTCCAGGGAAATGGAATATAATTTGGAACCTTAAACTCCCACCGAAGATTAAGAATTTTTTGTGGCGTGTATGTCGAAATTGCTTACCAACTCGTATGCGGTTGATCTCAAAAGGAGTTCAGTGCCCCCCAACTTGTGCCATATGCAACAATCATGAGGAAGATGGGAAACATCTGTTTTTTGCGTGTAGTAAGAGTGTTGGGTGTTGGCAGCGACTGGGTTTTTGGCCTTCAATTCAGCAGATTTGGTCTCATAACGCCTTTTGTGctgatataattttttctttactcCAACAGCTAGACATCGCTCATCAGCAGATTTTTGCGGTTACCCTTTGGAGCTTATGGAGACACAGGAACAATAAAGTGTGGAATAATATCGTAGAAACAACAGAGGAGATTGGTGACCGAGCGGTGGCTTTCCTAAATAGTTGGAAGGCCGCGCAAGAGACAAGGATTCGTAGCTCACCAGCAAACCCGCATTTCGACATAAGTAAGTGGTCAAAACCAAGTGTTGGGAGATTCAAGTGCAATGTTGATGCTGCCTTTTCTGCTTCTCTCCATAGAGTAGGCTTTGGAGCTTGCATTCGAGATGCAAATGGAAATCATGTTATAAGCCGTACTGAGTGTTTCACACCTTTACTTGATGTGGAAATGGGAGAAGCTATAGGACTCCTACATGCTATGCGATGGGCGAAAGACCTAAATTTAGTAAATATGGATTTTGAAACAGACTCAAAAGTGGTGGTAGAGAATATCTATAAGGGGGATGGTGTCTCAGATTTCATGGCCATAATACACGATTGTAGACATCTTTTAATGACTGATTTAGCGAACTCTGATGTGAAGTTCATTAGGAGACAAGCCAATAGTGCTGCTCATAATCTAGCTAGGGAAGCACTAAATCATGCTA AGAGGAGTAGTTTATGGTATAGGATTTTGGTGGCGAGATATGATGAGGAGGAtgggaggttggaggttgggggccggagtgGTTATGCGTGGTGGCGAGAAATCGCTAACATTTGGGATAGGGTGGAGGTTTCTGGTGGTGGTTGGTTTCAGGAGGGAATGTCTTATATGGTGGGGGACGGTGTATATACTTTATTTTGGCGTGATGTGTGGGTTGGTGATGTCCTGTTTTGTGTGCGTTTCAGGCGCCTTTTTGACATTACTTTAGATAAGTCTTGTTCGATTGCGCATATGTTCTCTAGTGGGTGGGGCGTTGGGGGAGAGGGTTGGAGATGGAGGCGGAGGttgtgggtgtgggaggaggagatgATGGGGGAGTGTATTATTTTACTTCGTCATGTTTCTTTGCAGTCTAATGAGAAAGATACATGGAGATGGGCACTGGATCATTCTGCAGGTTATACAGTCAGGAGTGCCTATCATTTGTTGACTTCTCAGGATAGCCCTCAGGTGGATGGTGCTGATGCTTTGGTTTGGCACAACCATGTTCCGCTTAAGGTCTCTATTTTTGCTTGGAGGTTGCTGAAGAACCGTTTGCCTTTAAGGCAAAATTTGGTGCATCGTGGTATCCTTCCAGCCACTGTTGCGGGCTATTTGTTAGGGTGCGACGCTTTGAAGTCTTCTCAGCATTTATTCATCTCTTGTGATTATTATGGTTGTTTGTGGTCTCGGGTTCGGTCTTGGCTTGGTGTCTCAGGTCCAGATCCCTTATTGGTTTCAGAGCACTTCTTTCAGTTTACTCATTCAGCAGGAGGGGTGCGGGCTCGACGCTCTCTTTTGCAGCTTGTTTGGTTACTTTATGCGTGGATCATTTGGAATGATCGGAATCAAAGGTTGTTTACTAATATAAGTAGTTCTATTGATCAGTTGTTGGATAAAGTGAAGCGACACTCTTTGTGTTGGCTAAAAGCTAGTAATATCGTTTTTGTTTTCGGTTATGATCTGTGGTGGTCAAGGCTTTGGATTGTTTGGGTCTGGCCTAAGTTTTTGTTGAACTTTGTATATCTGTAA
- the LOC11429199 gene encoding GDP-mannose transporter GONST3, whose translation MSKVEKNPTSNVKNLNMNVNENDSVAGNWYTSIVHNISVYGVAAGYCLSASLLSIINKWAIMKFPYPGALTALQYFTSAAGVLLCGWLKVVEHDKLDLMTMWRFLPAAVIFYLSLFTNSELLLHANVDTFIVFRSAVPIFVAIGESVFLHRPWPSLKTWASLGTIFAGSVLYVATDYQFTFAAYMWAVAYLVSMTIDFVYIKHVVTTIELNTWGLVLYNNIEALLLFPLELLIMGELKKIQHEITDESDWHSFPVVLPVALSCLFGLAISFFGFSCRRAISATGFTVLGIVNKLLTVMINLVIWDKHSTWVGTVGLLICMLGGVMYQQSTSKPKAAIQETTQEDEEQLKLLEMQVNSETNISDTEINKSREGN comes from the coding sequence ATgtcaaaagttgaaaaaaaccCTACTAGTAACGTGAAGAATTTGAATATGAATGTGAATGAGAATGATAGTGTTGCTGGAAATTGGTACACTTCAATTGTTCATAATATTTCAGTGTATGGCGTTGCTGCTGGTTACTGTTTATCTGCATCTTTGCTGTCAATTATCAACAAATGGGCTATCATGAAATTTCCTTACCCGGGTGCGCTTACTGCGTTACAGTACTTCACCAGTGCTGCCGGAGTTTTGCTATGTGGATGGCTCAAGGTTGTCGAACATGACAAGCTTGATTTGATGACAATGTGGAGGTTTTTGCCGGCTGCTGTGATTTTTTACCTGTCACTGTTTACTAACAGTGAGTTGCTGTTACATGCCAATGTAGATACTTTCATTGTGTTCCGATCGGCTGTTCCAATTTTTGTTGCTATAGGGGAGTCAGTGTTTCTGCATCGGCCGTGGCCGTCTTTGAAGACGTGGGCTTCGTTGGGAACTATATTCGCTGGAAGTGTGCTTTATGTTGCAACTGATTATCAGTTTACTTTTGCGGCTTACATGTGGGCGGTGGCGTATTTGGTTAGTATGACGATAGATTTTGTTTACATAAAGCATGTGGTTACGACgattgaattgaacacttgggGTCTTGTGTTGTACAATAATATTGAGGCTCTTCTGCTTTTTCCGCTGGAATTGTTGATAATGGGTGAGTTGAAGAAGATACAACATGAGATCACTGATGAGTCTGATTGGCATTCGTTCCCTGTGGTTTTGCCTGTGGCGTTGTCATGCTTGTTTGGTCTCGCGATCTCTTTCTTTGGATTTTCGTGTCGCAGGGCTATTTCTGCAACTGGATTTACTGTTCTCGGTATAGTGAATAAGTTGTTGACGGTCATGATTAATTTGGTGATATGGGATAAGCACTCGACGTGGGTGGGTACAGTGGGACTTTTGATTTGTATGCTTGGTGGGGTTATGTATCAGCAATCAACAAGTAAACCAAAGGCTGCAATACAGGAAACTACACAAGAAGATGAGGAACAGCTGAAGTTGCTTGAAATGCAAGTCAATTCTGAGACCAACATTAGTGATACTGAAATTAATAAATCAAGGGAAGGAAATTGA